Proteins from a genomic interval of Rhipicephalus microplus isolate Deutch F79 chromosome 6, USDA_Rmic, whole genome shotgun sequence:
- the LOC142765478 gene encoding uncharacterized protein LOC142765478 — MAEDLRYPAYFDGTACKQEHERGQCRYHGPSTSFRTVEQCKVTCLGYVNKDGQASPCKTTQPTFKCRDELKKVTARYDSGVRRCRPVRICLSGGYDTIEECNRRCVGKAFTIQ; from the exons ATGGCTGAGGACCTGCGGTACCCAGCTTATTTTGACGGGACTGCCTGCAAACAAGAGCACGAGAGAGGGCAGTGCCGGTACCATGGCCCGTCAACCAGTTTCCGGACAGTCGAACAGTGTAAAGTAACTTGTCTTG GCTACGTTAACAAGGACGGCCAAGCCAGCCCTTGCAAGACTACTCAGCCGACGTTCAAGTGCCGCGACGAACTGAAGAAGGTGACGGCAAGATACGACTCTGGCGTAAGACGCTGCCGCCCGGTTCGGATCTGCCTCAGCGGAGGCTATGACACCATTGAGGAGTGCAACCGACGCTGCGTAGGCAAAGCCTTCACGATTCAATAA